A DNA window from Thermosynechococcaceae cyanobacterium Okahandja contains the following coding sequences:
- the rfbB gene encoding dTDP-glucose 4,6-dehydratase, with amino-acid sequence MIKFLVTGGGGFIGANFVRLALTEGWGAVLNLDKMNYACHPGTLAMLQQYPNYQFVQGDVGDRPLVADLLQTFQPDAVIHFAAESHVDRSINSPQDFIQTNVVGTANLLEEVKAYWQQLPSQAQERFRFVHISTDEVYGSLNPTDPPFREDTPYAPNSPYAASKAASDHLVRAYHHTYGLPTLTTNCSNNYGPYQFPEKLIPLMLCQALAEQPLPIYGDGQNVRDWLYVEDHCRAVYTVWQRGQLGETYNIGGNCEKTNLEVVQTLCDLLQQRVPQAQFSYHSLITFVSDRPGHDRRYAIDASKIQRELGWQPQETFSSGLAKTVEWYLTHQDWVQAVRTADYRAWLATNYGSVLRAS; translated from the coding sequence ATGATCAAGTTTCTTGTCACCGGTGGTGGTGGGTTTATTGGTGCCAATTTTGTTCGCCTCGCACTGACAGAAGGGTGGGGAGCAGTACTGAACCTCGATAAGATGAACTATGCTTGCCATCCGGGCACACTGGCCATGCTACAGCAGTACCCCAACTACCAATTTGTTCAGGGGGATGTGGGCGATCGCCCCCTCGTAGCCGACCTGTTGCAGACCTTTCAACCGGATGCAGTGATCCATTTTGCCGCCGAGAGCCATGTGGATCGCTCCATCAACAGCCCCCAAGATTTTATTCAAACCAATGTTGTCGGCACGGCTAACCTGCTTGAGGAAGTCAAAGCTTACTGGCAACAGCTACCGAGTCAGGCGCAAGAGCGCTTCCGCTTTGTTCACATTTCCACCGATGAGGTCTATGGCAGCCTGAACCCGACCGATCCGCCCTTTCGCGAAGATACACCCTATGCCCCCAACAGTCCCTACGCTGCGTCTAAGGCGGCCTCTGATCATCTTGTCCGGGCCTACCACCACACCTATGGCCTACCCACACTGACCACCAACTGCTCGAATAACTACGGCCCCTACCAGTTTCCGGAAAAACTCATCCCCCTCATGCTTTGCCAAGCCTTAGCCGAGCAGCCCCTGCCGATCTATGGCGATGGTCAGAACGTGCGGGATTGGCTCTACGTTGAAGATCACTGCCGTGCTGTTTACACGGTATGGCAAAGGGGGCAACTGGGGGAAACCTACAATATTGGTGGGAATTGCGAAAAAACAAACCTTGAGGTGGTGCAAACCCTCTGTGACTTGCTGCAACAGCGGGTTCCTCAAGCCCAGTTTAGCTACCACAGCTTAATTACGTTTGTCAGCGATCGCCCCGGCCATGACCGCCGCTATGCCATTGATGCCAGTAAAATTCAGCGGGAACTGGGTTGGCAGCCGCAGGAAACCTTTAGCAGCGGCCTCGCCAAAACCGTGGAGTGGTACCTCACCCACCAAGACTGGGTACAGGCGGTTCGCACGGCAGACTACAGGGCATGGCTGGCCACGAACTACGGCAGTGTTTTGAGGGCATCCTAG
- a CDS encoding DUF58 domain-containing protein produces the protein MPWLRRLNQFLERRWVTPAYAGLLLLGLNMFLFAAAVNSMAGWLYVITGLILGLLVVAAVLPPRHLRGLVLERGAVEPVYAGDRLRLSLLVTNATSSLRSGLQVWDRLPRALWSPIQGEHPQQAIAEILPRDTYCWQYELTPQRRGVYTWQQVSVRTASPLGLFWCQRQMSVPTQLVVYPQVLPLQRCPLLDQLGQELSQDWRDRQHHLHIAQEGITRSLRPYRWGDPLRLVHWRTSARYGELRVREFDTFSGGNAITIALDTRPHWQDDDFEQAVIAAASLYVYSQQQQIPVQFWSAATGIVRGKTAVLRTLAEIQPRPEIPNYPIEPLLWLTATCPAPDQLPPGSVTLLWRIQPPSRQSGILCIDCDRSLALQLQTSLGNLP, from the coding sequence ATGCCTTGGCTGCGTCGCCTGAATCAATTTTTAGAGCGCCGCTGGGTCACACCGGCCTATGCGGGACTGCTCTTGTTGGGGCTGAATATGTTCTTATTTGCGGCAGCGGTCAACTCCATGGCGGGCTGGCTGTACGTGATTACGGGGCTGATCTTGGGGCTGCTGGTGGTAGCTGCGGTGTTACCGCCCCGACACCTGCGGGGGTTAGTGTTGGAACGGGGGGCAGTGGAACCGGTGTATGCGGGCGATCGCCTGCGGCTATCCCTCTTGGTAACCAATGCAACCAGTAGCCTGCGCAGTGGCCTTCAGGTATGGGATCGGCTGCCCCGCGCTCTCTGGTCACCCATCCAAGGGGAGCATCCCCAGCAGGCCATTGCCGAAATTTTGCCCCGCGATACCTATTGCTGGCAGTACGAACTAACCCCCCAACGCCGCGGCGTTTACACTTGGCAGCAGGTATCGGTGCGAACGGCCTCACCTCTGGGGTTATTTTGGTGCCAGCGGCAGATGTCGGTGCCCACCCAACTGGTGGTCTATCCGCAAGTGCTACCGTTGCAACGCTGTCCCTTACTTGATCAACTGGGACAGGAGTTATCCCAAGACTGGCGCGATCGCCAGCACCATCTCCACATTGCCCAAGAGGGGATTACCCGCTCTCTACGCCCCTACCGCTGGGGTGATCCCCTCCGCTTGGTGCATTGGCGCACCAGTGCCCGCTATGGCGAACTGCGGGTGCGGGAGTTTGACACCTTCAGTGGGGGGAATGCCATCACCATTGCCCTTGATACCCGCCCCCACTGGCAGGATGATGATTTTGAACAGGCGGTGATTGCCGCTGCCAGCCTTTACGTCTATAGTCAGCAGCAGCAAATTCCCGTGCAGTTCTGGAGTGCTGCCACAGGCATTGTGCGCGGTAAAACAGCGGTGCTGCGCACCTTGGCAGAGATCCAACCGCGACCTGAGATTCCCAACTACCCCATTGAACCGCTGCTTTGGTTAACGGCAACTTGCCCCGCGCCAGATCAATTGCCGCCGGGTAGCGTCACCCTCCTGTGGCGTATTCAACCCCCATCGCGCCAGTCAGGCATTCTCTGTATTGATTGCGATCGCTCCCTTGCGCTGCAACTGCAAACCAGCCTAGGCAACCTTCCTTGA
- a CDS encoding thioredoxin domain-containing protein, producing the protein MNPIQATFSIESFHRQVRSASVPVIVHFWAPWCGLCRLIDPLLDQLEQSLPQRLQILRINADEHFALSRHFQLTSLPTLLFFERGELVQRFDPALVKGDFRQALQQVLCRSFPSLLAAESRS; encoded by the coding sequence GTGAACCCTATTCAGGCCACCTTTAGTATTGAAAGCTTTCATCGCCAGGTGCGCAGTGCCTCGGTGCCGGTGATTGTGCATTTTTGGGCACCGTGGTGTGGATTGTGTCGCTTGATTGATCCCCTGTTGGATCAACTGGAGCAGTCGTTGCCGCAGCGACTGCAAATTCTGAGAATCAATGCCGATGAGCATTTTGCCCTGAGTCGTCATTTTCAGCTCACCAGCTTGCCCACACTCCTGTTTTTTGAGCGGGGAGAGCTAGTGCAGCGGTTTGATCCGGCACTGGTGAAGGGGGATTTCCGGCAAGCCCTACAGCAGGTGCTGTGCCGCTCATTTCCATCCCTGTTGGCCGCAGAGTCCCGCTCCTAA
- the recA gene encoding recombinase RecA, with protein MMDTSLSPEKRKALDLALSQIERSFGKGSIMRLGDATRMRVETTSTGALTLDLALGGGLPKGRVIEIYGPESSGKTTLALHAVAEVQKSGGVAAFVDAEHALDPTYAAALGVDIENLLVAQPDTGEAALEIVDQLVRSTAVDVVVVDSVAALVPRAEIEGDMGDSHVGLQARLMSQALRKITGNIGKTGCTVIFLNQLRQKIGVTYGNPETTTGGTALKFYASVRLDIRRIQTLKKGTEEFGIRAKVKVAKNKVAPPFRVAEFDIIFGKGISNLGCILDMAEETGIITRKGAWYSYNGENLAQGRDNTIKYMEENPAFAQEVDQRVRQKLEQGVAVSANTVVHPHEEVVEE; from the coding sequence ATGATGGATACTAGCCTTTCCCCCGAAAAGCGCAAAGCCCTTGATCTTGCGCTTTCCCAAATTGAGCGCAGTTTTGGCAAGGGCAGCATTATGCGCCTTGGCGATGCCACCCGCATGAGGGTGGAAACCACCTCCACAGGGGCACTGACCCTTGACTTAGCCTTGGGGGGGGGCTTACCTAAAGGGCGAGTGATTGAAATCTATGGCCCAGAAAGCTCCGGTAAAACCACCCTTGCCCTGCACGCCGTCGCAGAAGTGCAAAAATCCGGTGGCGTGGCTGCCTTTGTCGATGCTGAACACGCCCTCGACCCCACCTACGCTGCCGCCCTTGGGGTTGACATTGAAAACCTGTTGGTGGCACAGCCGGATACGGGCGAAGCGGCCCTAGAAATTGTTGATCAACTGGTGCGCTCCACGGCCGTTGATGTGGTGGTAGTGGACTCGGTGGCGGCTCTTGTCCCCCGTGCTGAAATTGAAGGGGATATGGGTGATAGTCATGTGGGCTTGCAGGCGCGCTTAATGAGCCAAGCGCTGCGCAAAATTACCGGTAATATTGGCAAAACCGGCTGTACGGTGATCTTTTTGAACCAACTGCGGCAAAAAATTGGCGTTACCTACGGTAACCCCGAAACAACCACCGGCGGGACAGCTCTCAAGTTTTATGCCTCCGTGCGCCTAGACATCCGCCGCATTCAAACCCTGAAAAAGGGCACCGAGGAATTTGGCATCCGTGCCAAAGTGAAGGTGGCCAAAAATAAAGTTGCGCCGCCGTTCCGCGTTGCCGAATTTGACATTATCTTTGGCAAGGGCATTTCTAATCTCGGTTGTATTTTAGATATGGCGGAAGAGACCGGCATTATTACCCGTAAAGGGGCATGGTACTCCTACAACGGCGAAAATCTTGCCCAAGGTCGTGACAACACCATCAAATACATGGAAGAGAATCCCGCCTTTGCCCAAGAGGTGGATCAACGGGTGCGGCAAAAACTAGAGCAGGGAGTGGCGGTATCTGCCAATACGGTTGTTCATCCGCACGAGGAGGTGGTGGAGGAGTAG
- a CDS encoding GNAT family N-acetyltransferase, with product MVEIRLANPADIPSVALLVALSFHPGNGWQALWRRIVQLGIEQDLRDRWRSCSPYHRCWLAITTTAVPLCVGSVELDLRQINGTPQPYLSNLAVHPDYRRQGIGQQLLRTVAKSVATSNYTSLYLHVLAKNTAARQLYQRCGFVVLGQSTTVWGEEKLLLSQPLTGDRCYSSTTSSCG from the coding sequence ATGGTAGAGATTCGGTTGGCCAACCCGGCAGATATACCGAGTGTGGCGCTGCTGGTTGCCCTGAGCTTCCATCCGGGCAATGGCTGGCAAGCCCTTTGGCGGCGTATTGTTCAACTGGGCATCGAGCAGGATCTGCGCGATCGCTGGCGCAGTTGTAGCCCGTATCATCGCTGCTGGCTGGCCATAACCACCACAGCGGTGCCCCTGTGTGTTGGCAGTGTTGAGCTAGACCTACGCCAGATTAACGGCACACCCCAGCCCTACCTCTCCAACTTGGCGGTGCATCCAGACTACCGCCGTCAAGGCATTGGCCAACAATTGCTGCGCACCGTGGCCAAGAGTGTGGCCACCTCGAACTACACTTCCCTCTACCTGCACGTATTGGCGAAAAATACTGCCGCCCGGCAGTTGTACCAGCGCTGTGGCTTTGTGGTTCTCGGGCAAAGCACCACCGTCTGGGGAGAAGAAAAGCTCCTGTTGAGCCAGCCCCTCACGGGCGATCGCTGCTACTCCTCCACCACCTCCTCGTGCGGATGA
- a CDS encoding tetratricopeptide repeat protein, with translation MSITFARLALGLSVLFLCGGAATAQVVLPRTLELNAQEMEQNGFIVAQEALQLAQFQQFQEALVRAQLAVQLAPQSHEIWALLGGLYLTVDEPQQAIGALERSIKLNDKNPGAYFNLGSAHFRQGHYAASARVIEQGLALKPDATEEWFNLGNAYLKLGQPDRAIAQYRRSLRNDKRFWPAYTNIGLILYEQGNIRQAARNWEQAAEIDPKASEPKLALATALLRLGNEAAALKLAEEALRLDSRYGTVEFQRENLWGDRLVADTQTLLAKPPLQSLLSQLQPEQSALPQP, from the coding sequence GTGTCCATAACGTTTGCTCGTCTTGCCCTTGGTCTCAGTGTGCTCTTCCTTTGCGGCGGTGCGGCGACGGCACAGGTGGTGTTGCCCCGTACCCTTGAACTGAACGCCCAAGAGATGGAGCAAAATGGCTTCATTGTGGCGCAAGAGGCGCTGCAGTTGGCCCAGTTTCAGCAGTTTCAAGAGGCACTGGTTCGTGCCCAATTGGCGGTACAGTTAGCCCCCCAATCCCACGAAATTTGGGCGTTACTGGGGGGGCTTTACCTCACGGTTGATGAACCCCAACAGGCCATAGGGGCGCTTGAGCGCTCGATTAAACTCAACGATAAAAATCCGGGTGCCTATTTTAATTTGGGGTCAGCCCATTTTCGCCAAGGGCACTACGCCGCCTCGGCGCGGGTGATTGAGCAAGGATTAGCCCTCAAGCCCGATGCCACGGAAGAGTGGTTTAATTTAGGGAATGCCTACCTGAAGTTGGGGCAACCGGATCGCGCCATTGCCCAGTATCGCCGTTCGTTGCGCAACGACAAACGCTTTTGGCCGGCCTACACCAATATTGGTCTTATCCTTTACGAACAGGGTAATATTCGGCAGGCGGCACGGAATTGGGAGCAGGCAGCCGAGATTGACCCCAAAGCCAGTGAACCGAAGCTGGCCTTGGCCACGGCACTGCTACGGTTGGGGAATGAAGCGGCGGCACTCAAGCTGGCGGAGGAAGCCCTACGTCTCGATAGTCGCTACGGCACAGTTGAGTTTCAGCGGGAGAATTTGTGGGGCGATCGCCTCGTGGCCGATACCCAAACCCTCTTGGCCAAACCCCCCTTGCAGTCACTCCTGAGCCAGTTGCAGCCCGAACAATCTGCCCTGCCTCAACCTTGA
- a CDS encoding LON peptidase substrate-binding domain-containing protein, translating to MAFSSIAVRELPIFPLPDVVLFPGRPLPLHIFEFRYRIMMNTILEGDRRFGIVMWNPQTGRPATVGCCAEVRRYERLPDDRMLIDSLGQQRFRILDYKREKPYRVGLVEWIDDEPTSLDLRPLALEVRQLLEDVVRLSAKLTDQAIELPPDVPTTALELSYWIASNFRGVAQEQQSLLELQSTYDRLRREAEILTTTRNHLAARTVLKETFN from the coding sequence ATGGCCTTTTCGTCCATTGCTGTTCGCGAATTGCCCATCTTCCCACTGCCGGATGTGGTCCTCTTTCCGGGGCGACCCCTACCCCTCCACATCTTTGAATTTCGCTATCGAATTATGATGAACACCATCCTCGAGGGCGATCGCCGCTTTGGGATTGTAATGTGGAACCCCCAAACGGGTCGCCCTGCCACCGTGGGCTGCTGTGCCGAAGTGCGTCGCTACGAGCGCTTGCCCGACGACCGTATGCTCATTGATTCGTTGGGGCAGCAACGCTTTCGCATCTTAGATTACAAGCGGGAAAAACCCTATCGTGTCGGGTTGGTGGAGTGGATAGACGACGAACCCACCAGTCTTGATCTGCGCCCCCTTGCCCTAGAAGTGCGTCAACTACTGGAGGATGTGGTGCGGCTTTCGGCCAAGCTGACGGATCAGGCCATTGAGTTACCGCCGGATGTGCCGACCACTGCCCTAGAGTTGTCCTACTGGATTGCCAGTAATTTTCGGGGTGTAGCTCAGGAACAGCAGAGTTTGCTGGAGTTACAGTCCACCTACGATCGCCTGCGGCGGGAAGCAGAAATTTTAACGACCACGCGCAATCATCTGGCGGCTCGCACGGTACTCAAGGAAACCTTCAATTGA
- a CDS encoding Maf family protein, with amino-acid sequence MPNSTAMLPFVLASASPARRQLLQQIGIDPIVQPSHFDESVIQATTPMELVRLLARAKAEIVAQAYPPPALVLGCDSVLVLKGEVYGKPASAAMAIARWQQMRGQTGHLLTGHALVDVAKGQTCVEVESTEVVFAAVSDAEIADYVASGEPLVCAGCFALDGRGGAFVEKIVGTPSNVIGLSLPLLRRMLHSLGYSLADLQS; translated from the coding sequence ATGCCAAATTCAACAGCAATGCTGCCCTTTGTGCTGGCCTCTGCCTCCCCTGCCCGCCGCCAACTGCTGCAGCAGATCGGTATCGACCCAATTGTCCAGCCTAGTCACTTTGATGAATCGGTGATTCAGGCAACAACGCCCATGGAACTGGTACGCCTGTTAGCTCGAGCCAAAGCAGAGATTGTGGCTCAAGCCTATCCACCGCCAGCACTGGTTCTGGGGTGTGATTCCGTCTTGGTTCTTAAGGGGGAGGTCTATGGTAAACCTGCTTCGGCGGCCATGGCGATCGCCCGCTGGCAGCAAATGCGGGGACAAACCGGCCACCTCTTAACCGGCCATGCCCTAGTGGATGTGGCTAAGGGGCAAACCTGTGTTGAGGTGGAGTCAACAGAGGTGGTGTTTGCCGCCGTCAGTGATGCGGAAATTGCCGACTACGTTGCCTCGGGGGAACCCCTCGTCTGTGCTGGCTGTTTTGCCCTAGATGGCCGTGGTGGCGCGTTTGTCGAAAAAATTGTCGGCACCCCCAGTAATGTAATTGGTTTGAGCCTGCCGCTGCTGCGGCGGATGCTCCACAGCTTGGGGTATTCCCTAGCGGACTTGCAATCCTAG
- a CDS encoding glutathione S-transferase family protein: MLKLYGGPRTRAAIVRWYLEELNLPYEFVLLDLQAGEHRQPAFLELNPMGKVPVIVDGDLVLWESGAILLYLAQQHGQLPADAAQAAKVYQWVLFANSTLSQVMFPPETRDRQLPPLLTGLDTALQNKDYILGAEFSVADVALGSVLAYLQMLFDVELSPYPAVASYTERLRARPAFQKGLLGVGA; the protein is encoded by the coding sequence ATGCTAAAGCTCTACGGTGGCCCCAGAACCCGCGCGGCAATTGTGCGCTGGTATTTAGAGGAACTGAACCTCCCCTACGAATTTGTGCTGCTGGATCTGCAAGCGGGGGAGCACCGTCAGCCTGCTTTTTTAGAACTCAACCCCATGGGCAAAGTGCCGGTTATTGTTGATGGTGATCTGGTGCTGTGGGAGTCGGGCGCTATTTTGCTCTATTTAGCCCAACAGCACGGCCAACTGCCCGCCGATGCCGCGCAGGCAGCCAAGGTTTATCAGTGGGTGCTGTTTGCCAACTCAACCCTCTCGCAAGTCATGTTTCCGCCCGAAACTCGCGATCGCCAACTTCCTCCGTTGCTCACCGGTCTAGACACGGCGCTCCAGAACAAGGATTACATTTTAGGGGCTGAGTTTTCAGTGGCCGATGTGGCGTTGGGATCCGTCTTGGCCTATCTGCAAATGCTCTTTGACGTAGAGTTGAGTCCCTATCCAGCAGTTGCTAGCTATACGGAGCGGTTACGTGCTCGTCCTGCCTTTCAGAAGGGATTACTGGGGGTTGGTGCATGA
- a CDS encoding DUF3531 family protein, translating into MNVIFREIDPFDLWIWVELVDPPTTIEQQYLEEVFNSWFFLGKLGGFNAENLQVQETGLDLSHLEYDTAQADSSLMAVMHNMGEFEYNGNWARCWFDLGTSDALALDVLINALTQFSEDYVPIANLVIGGDHPEWPIATSEQREVIQQSAWN; encoded by the coding sequence ATGAATGTGATCTTTCGGGAAATTGATCCGTTTGATCTGTGGATTTGGGTGGAGCTTGTGGATCCCCCCACCACCATTGAGCAGCAATACCTCGAAGAAGTGTTTAATTCGTGGTTTTTCTTGGGCAAATTGGGCGGCTTTAATGCCGAGAACCTGCAAGTACAGGAGACAGGCTTAGACTTAAGCCACCTAGAGTACGATACGGCTCAAGCGGATAGCTCTCTGATGGCGGTCATGCACAATATGGGAGAGTTTGAGTACAACGGCAACTGGGCGCGCTGTTGGTTTGATTTGGGTACCAGTGATGCCCTTGCCTTGGATGTACTCATCAATGCCCTCACTCAGTTTAGTGAGGATTACGTTCCGATCGCCAACCTTGTGATTGGCGGTGACCATCCTGAGTGGCCGATCGCCACCAGTGAGCAGCGGGAGGTGATTCAGCAGTCGGCGTGGAACTAG
- a CDS encoding 16S rRNA (cytosine(967)-C(5))-methyltransferase, with protein sequence MELAARQAAFKALTAISQGAYADGALEKVLATADLQRSDRALVTELVYGTVRRQRTLDTLITGFCRHTPPLPLRLILRLGLYQLRYLDQVPAHAAVDTSVRLAKAVGLAGLAALVNGVLRRYARAIEDPLIPLIAALPPVAQLGCSFSFPDELIERWLEQLSLEECQALCAWLNRPPRLDLRVNPLRSDRPHLIQAFAAAGYDLTPIPHLPQGLTLDHCGVPMGALPHYADGYWSVQDRAAQWVAHLLDPQPNEVVIDACAAPGGKTTHIAELMHNQGRVMACDRTLGRLRKLRQNRDRLGLSCIEIYTLDSATAQDFNSVGDRVLLDVPCSGTGTLHRHADARWQPVAKRLETLIPLQAQLLTNVSRWVKPNGVLVYATCSLEPAENEGQIQHFLRHHPEWCIDPPHPTSPLAQWAAPQGWITVWPQRHDMDGFFMVRLRRRDSQGSA encoded by the coding sequence GTGGAACTAGCGGCGCGGCAAGCGGCGTTCAAGGCTCTCACAGCCATTAGTCAGGGTGCCTATGCCGATGGGGCTCTAGAAAAGGTACTGGCCACCGCTGACCTCCAACGGAGCGATCGCGCCCTTGTGACCGAGTTGGTCTATGGCACGGTACGGCGGCAGCGCACCCTCGACACACTGATTACCGGATTTTGTCGCCACACGCCACCACTGCCTCTGCGGTTAATTTTGCGGCTAGGACTCTATCAACTGCGGTATCTGGATCAGGTACCCGCCCATGCGGCGGTAGATACCAGTGTCCGTCTGGCCAAAGCGGTGGGCTTGGCGGGGCTGGCCGCCCTAGTGAATGGGGTACTGCGGCGCTATGCTCGGGCAATAGAGGATCCGCTGATACCCCTAATTGCGGCACTCCCCCCTGTGGCACAACTGGGTTGTTCCTTTAGTTTTCCCGATGAACTGATTGAGCGTTGGCTAGAGCAACTGAGCCTTGAGGAGTGCCAAGCCCTCTGTGCTTGGCTTAACCGGCCACCGCGGCTGGATCTACGGGTCAATCCACTGCGCAGCGATCGCCCCCACTTAATCCAAGCCTTTGCAGCCGCGGGCTATGACCTGACCCCCATCCCTCACTTACCCCAAGGGCTGACCCTCGATCACTGTGGCGTGCCCATGGGGGCGTTGCCCCACTACGCCGATGGCTATTGGTCGGTGCAGGATCGGGCGGCGCAGTGGGTGGCTCATTTGCTCGACCCCCAACCGAATGAAGTGGTGATTGATGCCTGTGCGGCTCCGGGGGGTAAAACCACCCATATTGCCGAGCTAATGCACAATCAAGGGCGGGTCATGGCCTGCGATCGCACCCTCGGTCGCCTGCGTAAACTGCGCCAGAATCGCGATCGTCTGGGCTTAAGCTGTATTGAAATCTACACCCTCGATAGCGCCACCGCCCAAGACTTCAACAGTGTAGGCGATCGCGTCCTTTTGGATGTGCCCTGTTCCGGTACCGGCACGCTGCACCGCCATGCGGATGCCCGCTGGCAACCCGTTGCGAAACGACTAGAGACACTCATTCCCCTACAAGCCCAACTGCTGACCAATGTCTCTCGCTGGGTTAAGCCCAATGGCGTTCTCGTGTATGCCACCTGTAGCCTAGAGCCAGCAGAAAACGAGGGGCAGATTCAGCACTTCCTACGCCACCATCCGGAATGGTGCATCGACCCACCCCATCCTACATCGCCCCTTGCCCAATGGGCAGCTCCCCAAGGTTGGATAACGGTGTGGCCGCAGCGTCATGACATGGATGGCTTTTTTATGGTGCGGTTGCGGCGGCGCGATAGCCAAGGATCAGCGTAA
- a CDS encoding type II CAAX endopeptidase family protein, with protein MIRRPLWVRLFSFSLALVVLWLPIGLTIFFFWGEGGTASFVNMGLLYLIFIFLLRVWGQRVHQQRSPLGFYGLQGGWRFGRDALWGWLLGVGLVALLFFIEGLLGWVQWQGAPDQFGILLVEGLATGIGVGFAEELLFRGWLLQELELEYQPWFALGLNGIIFAVLHYLHPPEVIRATWPRFFGLVVLGLTLGLGKWVFGRRLGFPMGFHGGLVWAYFGVKVGDLVSYTGVMPEWVTGISGNPIAGVMGVGMLLVVTLILGYRAAATAP; from the coding sequence ATGATCCGCCGCCCCTTGTGGGTGCGCCTCTTCAGTTTTTCCCTAGCGCTGGTCGTCCTCTGGTTGCCCATTGGTCTGACAATTTTCTTTTTCTGGGGCGAGGGGGGGACAGCGAGCTTTGTCAATATGGGGCTGCTGTACCTCATTTTTATTTTCCTGCTAAGGGTTTGGGGACAGCGGGTTCATCAGCAGCGATCGCCCCTAGGGTTTTACGGCTTGCAGGGGGGCTGGCGATTTGGCCGCGATGCCCTTTGGGGCTGGCTGCTGGGGGTTGGCCTAGTGGCACTGCTGTTCTTCATTGAAGGGCTGTTAGGTTGGGTGCAGTGGCAAGGGGCACCGGATCAATTTGGCATATTACTGGTGGAGGGCTTGGCCACCGGCATTGGCGTGGGGTTTGCCGAGGAACTGCTGTTTCGCGGCTGGCTGCTGCAGGAGTTGGAGCTAGAGTATCAGCCGTGGTTTGCCCTCGGTCTCAATGGGATCATTTTTGCGGTGCTGCACTACCTGCACCCACCGGAGGTGATCCGCGCCACTTGGCCGCGCTTTTTTGGCTTAGTGGTTCTGGGTCTCACGCTGGGCTTGGGGAAATGGGTCTTTGGCCGTCGCTTGGGGTTTCCCATGGGGTTCCATGGGGGGCTGGTCTGGGCCTATTTTGGGGTGAAGGTGGGGGACTTAGTGAGCTATACGGGGGTAATGCCGGAGTGGGTGACGGGCATTAGTGGCAACCCGATTGCGGGTGTCATGGGGGTGGGGATGTTACTCGTGGTTACGCTGATCCTTGGCTATCGCGCCGCCGCAACCGCACCATAA